A window of the Cannabis sativa cultivar Pink pepper isolate KNU-18-1 chromosome X, ASM2916894v1, whole genome shotgun sequence genome harbors these coding sequences:
- the LOC115723930 gene encoding uncharacterized protein LOC115723930: MTQQRNPLEDPTDPYYLHHGDNPSNVLVSQLLTGQDNYMSWSRAMQLAISVKNKLGFYGTISTPMPSDSIMYNAWLRNNNIVISWILNSVSKEISSSILYDESAAAIWIDLKIRFQQRNGPHIYNLLKGLMNLKQENQSVSMYFTKLKTIWEQLSNYRPTCVCNGCTCGGVKKFQEHHHMEYIMVFHLVTQEENQKGHTNSNTEQNQQLAFAFQGDKTSINKKDTQGNKPPRKNRHFCTHCNILGHTIEKCYKIHGYPPGYGKNNKESAVNQFQTNNDTNKSPIDNQALLPQLSAVHYQHVKTA, encoded by the exons ATGACTCAACAGAGGAATCCTCTTGAAGACCCCACAGACCCTTACTATCTTCACCATGGAGACAATCCGAGCAATGTTCTTGTATCTCAGCTTCTCACGGGACAAGATAACTACATGTCTTGGAGTAGAGCTATGCAATTAGCAATCTCTGTTAAAAACAAACTCGGATTCTATGGTACCATCTCTACACCCATGCCTTCTGATTCTATCATGTATAATGCTTGGCTTAGAAACAACAATATTGTTATTTCTTGGATACTAAATTCTGTGTCCAAAGAAATCTCTTCTAGCATATTGTATGATGAGTCTGCTGCAGCTATTTGGATTGATCTTAAGATCAGATTTCAACAAAGAAATGGACCCCATATATACAATTTGCTAAAAGGCTTGATGAATCTGAAACAAGAAAATCAATCTGTTAGCATGTATTTCACAAAATTAAAAACTATATGGGAGCAACTGTCCAATTACAGACCAACTTGTGTTTGTAATGGATGTACTTGTGGTGGTGTTAAGAAATTTCAAGAACACCACCATATGGAATACATCAT GGTCTTCCACTTAGTTACTCAGGAAGAAAACCAGAAGGGCCATACCAACAGCAATACTGAACAAAATCAGCAACTAGCTTTTGCTTTCCAAGGTGATAAAACCAGTATCAACAAGAAAGATACCCAAGGAAACAAACCTCCTAGAAAGAATAGACATTTTTGCACTCATTGCAACATCCTTGGACATACCATTGAGAAGTGCTACAAGATTCATGGATACCCTCCTGGGTATGGAAAAAATAACAAGGAATCTGCTGTCAACCAGTTTCAAACCAACAATGACACCAACAAGTCCCCTATAGATAATCAAGCCCTTTTGCCACAATTGAGTGCTGTTCATTACCaacatgtaaagaccgcttag